The Henckelia pumila isolate YLH828 chromosome 2, ASM3356847v2, whole genome shotgun sequence genome includes a window with the following:
- the LOC140885317 gene encoding uncharacterized protein, producing MEEKVLDYVLVPLGLIVMVAYHIWLLREIINRPTATVIGANVIYRRLWVRAMMEEPSKNGILAVQTLRNNIMASTLLASTAIMLSSLIAVLMTGSGGCNVPVATPVVHRDQRGEPEFPIKFSSILVCFLVAFLLNVQSIRYYSHASILINVPVSRNLDNNDYRNCATTEYVGCMVNRGSYFWSLGLRAFYFSFPLFLWILGSIPMFLCCLVLVFLLYFLDVTFGFGCVVSAAPQEEIACLDERPSFHNI from the exons ATGGAGGAAAAAGTTCTTGATTATGTATTGGTGCCATTGGGATTGATTGTGATGGTGGCTTATCACATTTGGCTGCTCCGTGAGATCATCAACCGCCCCACCGCCACCGTCATCGGCGCCAACGTCATCTACCGCCGCCTCTGGGTTCGAGCGATGATGGAG GAACCATCCAAGAATGGGATTCTAGCAGTGCAAACTCTTCGAAACAACATAATGGCGTCGACCCTTTTGGCGTCGACGGCCATCATGCTCAGCTCCCTAATCGCCGTCCTGATGACCGGCAGCGGTGGCTGCAACGTCCCTGTAGCTACGCCGGTAGTTCACAGAGATCAGCGGGGCGAACCGGAGTTTCCCATAAAGTTTTCCTCCATATTGGTGTGTTTTTTGGTGGCATTCTTGTTGAATGTGCAGTCGATTAGGTACTACAGCCATGCAAGCATACTCATCAACGTCCCGGTGAGCCGAAATCTTGATAATAACGATTATAGAAACTGTGCTACGACTGAGTACGTGGGATGCATGGTGAATAGGGGGAGTTATTTTTGGTCATTGGGCTTGCGAGCATTTTACTTCTCATTCCCTCTATTCTTGTGGATCTTAGGATCCATTCCGATGTTCTTGTGCTGCTTGGTGCTGGTTTTCTTGCTGTATTTTCTCGACGTGACGTTCGGTTTCGGGTGTGTGGTTTCTGCTGCTCCACAAGAGGAGATTGCATGTTTGGACGAGAGGCCAAGTTTTCATAACATTTAA